The DNA window CCGTGTTTAAATGTGTGGTCACCGGCGCTGCTGATGGCTGTGGTGACAAAAATCCTTTTCCCCCAAACAATCGGGCTGGAGTGCGCCAGCCCCGGGATGTCGGTTTTCCATTTTATGTTGCTGCCGCTTTCTCCGTGCCATTGGTCGGGCAGGTTCTGGCCGTCGGCGACTCCGGAAGCGTATCTTCCGCGGAAAGAGGGCCAGTTCGTGTCAGTAGTTTTTGATTTTTCATCTCCGGCATACGCCATTAAAGATAGGTTCAGGAGAAATATCCATGAGAAAAAACCCCGAAGAATGGGTCCTAATAATTTAGCCATTTTTTCTTTTTTTCCTTTTTGGGATGTTAGCAGACATCTATCAGCTCAATTTCGGTAATTGACAAACTGCAGCGGAATATCCAGCTTCGCATCCTTGAGCATGGCCATCACTTTCTGCAGGTCGTCTCTTTTCTTGCCGCTGACCCGAACCTGGTCGCCCTGGATAGCAGCCTGAACTTTCATTTTCATATCCTTGATCATCTTGACCATTTTTTTGGCCATTTCCGTTTCAATACCCTGGCGAATCGTGGTTTTTTGGCGGGCGCCTTTACCGAACTCCTCCACCTTGTCAAAAACGAGCGCTTTCAGATCGACCTTGCGCGCGGTGAATTTTCCGATCAGGATATCCCGCATCTGTTTTATTTGAAATTCGCTGTCCCCGTGCAGAATGATTTCCGACCCGGTATGCTCAAATCGTGCGTCGGAGCCTTTGAAATCGAACCGGGTTGAGACTTCGCGCTTGGCCTGGTCAACGGCATTGGTGACTTCGTGCATGTTGACTTCGGAAACAATATCGAATGATTGCATTGTTTTTCTCCTTCTGTGTTTTGCATTACCCGTCGTTGCGAGCGACTGTAAGGCCTGTCCTGAGCAGTGCCGAAGGAAGCGAAGCAATCTCCCTATAAGTAGTTAAAGGTTGCTTCGTGGTCCCGATTTCATTATTAGCTATTTAAGGATTGTCGGGACTCCTCGCCAAGACGGAATAGCTCATTTTCTTGTTTTAACATTATCTTTTTGCACTGATTTATAGAATCTACCAAATTTTTTATCGCGACGGCGTTTTTCCAGATAGGACCTCTCGTTGAAAGCAGATTCCTTTTTCATTTGAATATAATTATGATAACGCTCCTGAGAAATGCTGCCGTCATCTACCGCACTCAATACTGCGCAGCCGTTTTCCTGCAGATGTGTGCAATTCGTAAAGCGGCACTTGTTTGCCAGTTCCACGATATCAGAAAAAGTCTCCTGAAGTCCCGACTCTACTCCGATGTTTCCCAACTCGCGCATCCCCGGCATATCGATGATCATGGCGCCGTTTTTAAGAGTAATTAATTGCCGGCGGGAGGTCGTGTGTTTTCCTCTTTCGTCCTTTTCTCTGACTTCCTGGGTTTTAAATAAATCTTCACCGAGTAGTTTATTTAATAAGGTCGTTTTTCCAACTCCGGATGAACCCAGCAAGCAGACTGTTTCTCCGGGGACTAAGTGCGCATGAATCTGGTCGAGTCCCGAGCCGTTGAGATTACTAAAGGCCAGTACTTGAACGTCCGGCACTGTCGAGTGCATTGCAAGCAGCTTTTCTTCAATTTCTTCGGGAGACACCAAATCACTTTTGCTCAGCAAAACGACCGGGCGGATATTGGCTTCATGAATCATCGCCAAATATCTTTCCAGACGCCGCAAATTATAGTTGGAATCCAGTGACTGCATAATAAAGGCTGTATCGATATTGGCGGCAATCAATTGAAATTCTATCTTCTTGCCCGAAGTTTTCCGTTTCAGAATTGATTTTCTCGGCACGAGCTCATGGATGACTGCAAAAGAATCATCATCAAAATATTGGGCATAAACCCAATCGCCAACTGTGGGGGTGTCAAGGGAGGATTCAACATTGAATAAGAACTTACCCGTAAGTTCGGCAAAGACTTCTTTCTTTTCATTTTTGAGAATGAAATTGTCTTTGTTAACAGCGGTGACCCGAGCTATTTTATAGTCGTGCAGCTTTGCAGGGTCTAGTTTATCCTTTAGCCAGGGGTTTAGGTCTAACTTTTCTAAGTTCATTGAGAATTGATAAAGTTGCTCATTTTTTCACAAAGGTAACTAATCCACACCAAAAGTACAATTCATTTTCTTTAGTCTACCCCAACCTCCGAAACGAGCTCGCTTTAAGAATCAAGAAGACATCCTTGCCGGTCTGCAATCCCAAACGTTCCACTGTTGTCGGGACAATTTCCACTGTAAACTTAGGGCCGGCCGCTATGTCAACCAGAATTCTTTCACCCAAATGATGAATGTCCGTTATTGTGCCCTTAAGAATGTTGGTGGCGCTTAAGCCGTCCGGTTTTTTTACGCCGATGATGATTTCTGAAGCCGGGATATTCAGAGTGAGTTTCTCACCGATCGTGCAGTCCAGATGCGGCAGCACAAAGGAAAGTTCACCGCAACTGGCCTCGGTTAATCCTTTTGAAGATTTGTCAGCGGTGACTGTCATTTCAAGGATGTTGGCAATGTCAGCGCTTGCAACCAAAGGAGCAGCGGTCATTTTGTCGAGCTGTGCATAAGGCCGGCCATAACCGATATTTCTGCCATTTTGGAGGATGACCACCTCGTCGGCAAAATTCAAAACGTTTGCAAGATCGTGCGAAACATACAAAATCGGCAGTTCGAACTTCCGGTGGATTTCTTTGAGGAATTTCAGGAATGAAAGCCGGGCGGATAAATCCAGGGCAGCTAACGGTTCATCCATCAACAGATAATCCGGCGAGGCCAACAGCGCCCGGGCCAGGGCAACCCGCTGTTTTTCACCTCCGGAAAGGTCGGCGGGCATGCGGGTTAGGTGCGCCTTGAGTCCAGCCACCTCGACAATTTCTGAAAAGCTGAACCGGCGTTTTTCTTGCGGAGTTTTGGTCAAACCGAACTCGAGATTTTTCTGCACAGAATAATGTGGAAACAAGCGGCTCTCTTGAAATATATAACCGATGTTTCGATCTTGTGGAGAAGCATTGATTCGTTTTTTGTCTGAAAATAAAATTCGGTC is part of the candidate division KSB1 bacterium genome and encodes:
- the rsgA gene encoding ribosome small subunit-dependent GTPase A, translated to MNLEKLDLNPWLKDKLDPAKLHDYKIARVTAVNKDNFILKNEKKEVFAELTGKFLFNVESSLDTPTVGDWVYAQYFDDDSFAVIHELVPRKSILKRKTSGKKIEFQLIAANIDTAFIMQSLDSNYNLRRLERYLAMIHEANIRPVVLLSKSDLVSPEEIEEKLLAMHSTVPDVQVLAFSNLNGSGLDQIHAHLVPGETVCLLGSSGVGKTTLLNKLLGEDLFKTQEVREKDERGKHTTSRRQLITLKNGAMIIDMPGMRELGNIGVESGLQETFSDIVELANKCRFTNCTHLQENGCAVLSAVDDGSISQERYHNYIQMKKESAFNERSYLEKRRRDKKFGRFYKSVQKDNVKTRK
- the modC gene encoding molybdenum ABC transporter ATP-binding protein, whose product is MLSLKLKKHWPNFELELDLEIKSAFTALFGPSGSGKTTTLNLIAGLTQPAEGEVSLDDRILFSDKKRINASPQDRNIGYIFQESRLFPHYSVQKNLEFGLTKTPQEKRRFSFSEIVEVAGLKAHLTRMPADLSGGEKQRVALARALLASPDYLLMDEPLAALDLSARLSFLKFLKEIHRKFELPILYVSHDLANVLNFADEVVILQNGRNIGYGRPYAQLDKMTAAPLVASADIANILEMTVTADKSSKGLTEASCGELSFVLPHLDCTIGEKLTLNIPASEIIIGVKKPDGLSATNILKGTITDIHHLGERILVDIAAGPKFTVEIVPTTVERLGLQTGKDVFLILKASSFRRLG
- a CDS encoding YajQ family cyclic di-GMP-binding protein; the protein is MQSFDIVSEVNMHEVTNAVDQAKREVSTRFDFKGSDARFEHTGSEIILHGDSEFQIKQMRDILIGKFTARKVDLKALVFDKVEEFGKGARQKTTIRQGIETEMAKKMVKMIKDMKMKVQAAIQGDQVRVSGKKRDDLQKVMAMLKDAKLDIPLQFVNYRN